The genomic interval cgCTCCAACAATTAAGTATTCAACCTTAACACGCATGGCTCATTGTCAGTATATCGAAGGTGGCTGTGATTAACCTGGAGAATGAGAATGTCGATATGGttttaacaaaaaatcaaCCTGGAAAACTGAGAATGttaatatcattttaaaacaaaatcaagtTATGCCTCATAATGTGGATAGTGAAGGTGACCTATGATGCATGCTGAAAACAATTGCTACCCAAAAAATTCAAGCAGAATAGGTAGAAATTCAGGGTACAGGTGGGCAATCTATAGACTAGATTaagaattgaatgaaaatcTGCCTCAAATGTTGGAAAGGATTACAATCAACGAGAACACCAGGCAAAAATTTGGAAATACAACACATTTTATTGATTCATCCAAACCTTTTAGTCCAGCTCCTAAAGCATTAATATCTTGCCATTAGGCCATTCAGGCAACCGAAATGCGTAACAGTACAAGTTACAAATAATTACAGGCAAGCTAGAGCAACAAAATTGTCAGCTCTGCGGGATTCCACTAGGCCAAGTCTGATTCTTGACAGGTTTCAGAATAGCTTCAACCTCTGATAGAGTTTGTTTGTCTTTCCCAGCAATTGAGAGCTCtacagcagcagcaacatttTCCTCTACCTGATTTTGGACatgattattttaaatatagaAACAAGAATTGATATAATAGCATCCAAGCAGTAACTCAACATATCAAGTCAGAAAGAGCAATCATCGTAAAGCGGCTCTAACTTCTAATTATTGCAAGTTTAACAAGACAAAAATGTGTTGTCAGTCCCAGAACCAATAACTGGAACAGTAGACCCAGTTAAAGAGTTGATCACCATATGGGCAAACTTGCTATAATTAAATTGTGGTTGGACTACGTATCTTGTTAGCATCTTTAAAGAATTCAGTCGCTAAAGTATCTCCTCACTTGGTAACTCAGATTCAGTTTAATCATGTGAAATGTGAAGATTGATTTTCCCTAGATTCATCAATTTCTCTGCTAAAATGACAAACTCGCGAAGCCTATTTGCTTTTATCACTTCCACTGTgagtcatcatcatcttcttctctataTTAAGCTGAAGAATGTCAACTACCTATTGAGGGACAATCCTCGCCTTCCAATTTTGGAGTCTTGAATTTCCTAGTGTTGATAGAAGGTGTTGAATCTGTTGAGTCCACCACAAGTTACTTCTTGGCAATCAGGGAACTGGTAATACTCGAGTAGAATTACTCTTTGGAAAGGAAGGAAATCAAGGAATACGAGCTGTTTAACTTTCTGCAAGATTCTATAATCTTACAGTAAGCATCACAGTCTCATAAAATTATCTCAGACTATGTAACAACAATCAAATGATTTCAAAAAGATTCTTGTAAACTTTGAAATACTTTGAATCAAGCTTCAATACTTCTCCATATGTCAATGGTTTACCTTTAGTTGATGCTCAGTCTGGCCCTTGAATGTTTACTCCACTAAATCCTATTACTATCTGGCTAAGAAAAAAGCAATTACTCAGCTAATGGTGCTTTCACGGATTCCAGTCAATTATAATCTGATGTGTCAAGTTTCAGTTCTACATCCACTAAACTGAAAATATTCCTCCAAAGCAGATCAAATAACACTGGAAACTTGGCATTATTCGTCCACTCCTGAACAAAGGGATGAGGGAGAGAAAACGTGGAGAAATAGTTGAAGAATGGTTTAACCAAATGctcatttaaaatattttctgaTGTTGTTTCTACCTCAACTtatctttttaaaatatttccttttaattaataaagaaTATTTCTCCACTGAGAAGCTTCTAAATATTCATTTGGAAAAAGAAATGTTCCCTATAAGCATAAAGAATATTTTCTCTTGGGTACAGAGATTATTATAAAGGATATACATGCTTGGATTTAGGTTTTGATTAAACCTTTGTATCCAGATATGTTCTACTTCATACAGGTTTTCCTTCCTAcattaaaatttgggttgtgaCATTTACACTCCCAATTTTACAATCCACACTACTACTTTCCTtctttagtaaaatttttgtAATAAGACAAAACACTTGTtactaaaaattaaatttattaaaataggaAAGTTGGAGTGTGGATTGTAAAAGTTGGAGTGCCTATTTTAGCTCCCTAAAATTTGTACAAGTACTACTGTGTCATCATTATCTTCCTTATTTCTTATAAAAGTTTTTACTTTGTGTTTACCTGCCACTCACAATTGTTTTCGAAACAAGATATTGATTCTCAAGCCTCTCAGTCTTCTAATGCACTGTTGTTTCTTCAGattctcttcattcttgaCCGCCTAGTTCTCCTAATGTCTTGAGTCATATTCCTCCTTTCGCCTCATCAATCACCTATTGTTTCTTCTAATCATACTTTGTAATTCACCTTACTGATCTGTTAATCCCTCGTTCCCTCTACTGCCTCCCCAAGACTCGAAATTATTCATCCCATGCACACTCACCCTAaagtaaattatcttataGTAATATGATTCATCAAAGACCAAATGTTCCCTACAACAACAAGAGCAAAGGCAATGAGCAACAATCGGGTGTAGATTACAGATAAAATTTTAGCTGTGTATCTAAATCAACATCTATCAGGCTCATCAATCTAGCTAAGCAGTGTAGCAATGGTTGATGAGAACACCCGATAATTCTTAGAATATCCTAATTtccgtaaaataaatttaagaaaaGAGCTAAAAAGAAGGGAGAACTATGTAAAAGGCACTTCCTGCTAGGCACTTGTTCTAAATGTAATCTGTTGGTAAACGTTAGTGTAGAAGTCATAAAAGTTCAAAATGAATAGCATCATAAAATGGATGCAGTAGGGTGAGTTGAAAAGAATTATAATGTGAAAGTTATTTATAATAACTAGGGAACTGTAACTgagacaaaaagaaaaatacaatattacagaaaataataatgaattaatagtttaaataaaaaattctaATGTGGGTAGCCAATTTCTAACTTCATGGGTACCATGCTAGTAGTGATTGATATTGTTTCTACATtcttgaaagaaaagaaaaaggttaATTCCAAAATTATTAGTGACAATTTTCTATATTCTTGACAAACTTGGAATTTGTTTGTGCATATACTTTATTCCATAACTACAAAGGGAGACTACTACTACCAGGTGGACCACTCCTGACCTACAAAACCATAGCCGCCTCCACCTCCACGGCATACGCCTACCACACCACCAACAGATCGGGCTCCGAGGGagactactactactacttccAAGGGAGGCTACAACTACTTCATTGTTTTCAGTTCCTGGAATCGGGGGAGGCAGTTGGAGACTGAGTGGCATTAACATTAGGATTACATTTCAGCCACTTATGTGTTGggtttccagcccatgtgtttttcctaagatggtttcttagagtatggtgttccGGTAAAAATAGggaatccttattgatgatggtttacctgtagaaggaggaggctttacagcctaccactattaggaatatgattcctatttggtgaggaaacatgtttgtccttatggctatataaggaggggttatgctctaagtttaggcatcacagagacaaagagcaaagtgtgttccattctcagttagagggtgagagagggcagagaggagaaagataggaagagaagagagtctttgttttcttagtctttcttgtgtacccattattaatatagtggaagtgtgtttctgtccagtggatgtaggcaaaactatttgctgaaccaccttaaatctgtgttcttgtgtttttttctttgtggttgtttctcttggtttgttgtgcttgttctgtttctctgactaacttgttgaccgattcaCTACATTATGATATTTCAAATCAGAACAATCTTAGAAACAAGGGAGCTCTCTGATCCTATATCAGCTCCACCCTCAACTATTCAAAGCTATATGTGAACTTAATCTAGCTCTTGCTTGTCTGACAAGAAGTGTTGATGACATATTGCATATTATGTACTACCGAAAAGAAGCTAATAAAATTCGGTCATCCCGTATTAAATATGATTAATAATTTTAGAAAGAAGGTCATAAAAATTCAGTTCTACGATCCCTGTAATTCCCAGTTGCTTAAGCAACCAAACACTAGCATTTGAAACTCGACCATGTATTTATAGACATGTTATGACAAGAAAAGAAGGATATTATCTCAAGTAATGTGAATGCGTACACATAATTTATTTACTTAGCATGATGTTGTGAAAATTAAAGCTACGTGAAGGATTAGAACCTGTTTAACAGAGTTCATGCCAACCAGCACTGACGAGATATCCTTATTTGACAAGCTGTACTGCAGAGCTATTTTTGATATATTCTTCCCTCTCTCTTTACAATACGCAGCAGCAGCTTGACAAGCAGACTGCAACATTGTAAAAcacattaaatcagttatgagaataagaaATTTTAAGGAAAACTGGTGAACAAGATGATCCACTAAGGCCTGAAACAAAATGTCATCTTGAGAAACTGTACCTTGAGTTCAGGAGATGCTGGATGCCATTCTGGAGGACCACGCTCAGTGAGAAGCCCCATTGCAAGTGGAGAAGCACTAATTACACCAACACCTTTGCTCTTCAGGTAAGGCAGTAGATCCTCCAGTGCTGAATCATTAATACTGTAATGGCAATATGACAGAACAACGTCCACTGTGCCAGGTGGTACCCGGTCAAGAACATATGTGAAAACATCAAGAGGAAGTCCCGTGATACCAATGAAACGGACCTTCCCCGCTTCTTTCAGTTTCTGTAGAGCAGGAATTGTCTCATTGACAATCTGTTCCAAACCAAAACACAACAACACAGCAGATCAATATCCCATACTACACATTGCTGTACTCGAGAGTCCCACAGCAAAAGATTTGAGGGATAACAAAACTAATAGACATTGTACTAAAACAAGATATAGCAAAAACACCTGATCAAGATTCCCGAATTCAATGTCATGGCATTGCAATATATCCACATATTCTAGCTGCAACCTTTCCAAGCTCTCATCAATGCTCTTAGTCACTCTATCAGCACTAAAATCAAAACCTTCAGCATATCGTCCGCACTTTGTTGACACAATATACTCACTCCTCGGAACTCCTAGAGCCTTTAGTGTTTTACCAAGCACCTTCTCTGACAACGTCCCTCCATAGTACCTAAAAATCGGCCCAAAAAACCACATATAAAAACGTAACCAAACACAATAATTTGACTAATCATGCAACATCAAACACTGTCCACTCTTTAGATCAAACACAAAAATTATGGGAATTTTGTAGTTTACTTTTTATCTGCATTGACCCAAATCCCAACACTTCATAATGAATGTTATAACTAAATATCGGTTTACGAAGCCTCAAACTTTTTACAACACAAACATGAAACTAgatacaacaacaaaaaccagGTATGAATTCAATCAAACTAACAAACTATGTGTACTCCTTTAGATCAAACACAAGATATGATGGGAATTTTTAAGGTGTTCATGGTAACTATCTGATCAGTATTGACCCAAATCCCAACACTTCAGTTTTTTATGTTGTAACTAAACATGGGATTACAAAGCCTCAAACTTTTTCTTTATCACATGTTTTAATACAAACCAAACATAAACAGAAGACATGAAAACTGAGGAAGATGAGGTTGTCACATACGGAGAGGTGTCAAAGAAGTTGATGCCGCGGCGGAAAGCTTCGCGAACGGAGCCGATGGCTTCTTCGTCGGAGACAGGGCCGAAGACGTTGCCGAGAGGGGAGGCGCCGAAGCCGACGCAGCTGAGCTTGAGGCCAGTGTTGCCCAGTTCACGAAGCTGAACCTTGGCCATTGGTCCGACAGAGATTTGGGTGTGGAGGGATTTGGGAAGTGAAGTAGTGAAGTGGGGAATGTGTCTCTGGAAACTGAAGTATCTTGGTTGGTTTGGTTTGGGTTGGAGCAAATGACATGGCCATGCTTTATTATGTGATAGATTGGATTGGGCCATCATAATGTGGCATGTACCACACCATCATACAATCATACAGTTCAATTCTGATCTTTATCATAATGTGGCATGTAGCACGCTGCACACCAGCAATTGCTTTGTGGAATTATGCGTTTAATGTTAGTAATAgactaggtttttttttttttgaggtaATAGACTAGTCTTTACGTGTATATAACATGCATCAACTTTGGATGTGATCGTCCAGTTGGTTCATATACGGTTGGTCATGTTGAACCAAACTTGCCCGACCGGTTGGGCATTAGTTCGGCTTTTACATTACATTATCAGAAATTTGCATGAATTGAATAGATAAGTTGACATACCGGTCTCTATGATGTTGAtcatttctcatttatttAGGGCGAGAGTGGCCCGGAGGTGATTATTTTTAAAGCAGTTGCAGCTGTGTTTGGTGAAAACGGACCTAAATTTGGGCAAGTTAGTCCTACGTACCCTTGATATTCCTAGTCCCATAGTGACAATATATCTCCACTCTCCCTATAGGGTGCCTTGGCAATTACAAATGGTGCGGAAGAATTGTGTGCAATGAATTTCAATACGTATTTAGAATTTCACATTAATTTTGAGAAGTTTCAAGTGCTAGTAATAAACTTATCACTTTTCTACAAGTTCTGTTTGGATTCATCTCCTAGTCTCAATAATCAATTTTGAATTAGAGAGAAATTGCATGGGTTCTCATATGGCAAGTGGGCCGAAAAGCCCGTTAAAAATCGGCCTGATACGGCCCGAGTCCGTTATTTGAATGGGTCGGGCTGGGTTGAGGTATATTAGTCCATGGGTCGGGTCCAGCCCAAACTCGTTTTGAGCCCAGCATGGCCCGGACATAATAATTCATGGGACagcccgttaaacacataattttatattattatttaaattgttaaacaattataataatgagaattgaatattagacattttaaatcaaaatattttgattatttcattattttaacttcattatttcacaaatattatcaaaatagtgAACAAAAACGttattgttttgacatatgtaacattttagaaataagattatgaaatatgttgtagtattttacttattttactattttaaatagttatataagataaatattctaattacataatttttttactgtaataaaatattataatgcaAATGGGCATGGCCAGCCCGTTTTTTGTCTCAGCCCGACATGGGCTTGAGTCGTGGGCTAGGCCGGATCGGGCTTAATGTTTAAGCTAATGGGCCGGTTTGAGCCCGACACGACAAATAAATAGATCGATCCGAGCACGACATGAACACAATTTTAGCACGTATAAAATGAGTTGAGCAGGCCCAGCCCGTTTACCGAGGTCTCCTAGTCTATATaccttctctctttcttttcattaTATCTTTCCCCGTTTTACCTTGCATTTGCGAGGGTTGATTAAAGAAAGGTTCTTAATTCGATCACAACCCTTCCATACTCTTCGATCACCAGGACTAAACTCAAATCTAAGCTGTACGTGCGATATTACCCATAGTATTTGCTACATTGTTCAAGTAAATGATAGATAATTAATGTAAATCCCTAAGAAAACACATACATGTTCAATTTTAAGTACGTTTTCGATTATCTTCAAAATGATTGGCTACGTTGAATGATCTTCCAAACGAGTCAATCGACGCTGAATGATTTACGTACTACCGTGAATTTCCAAGAAATTTCATTCAGAAATAACATCATTGAATTTTGTCCTCTCTTTCCGCCAATACGTATAGCTATCATTCCTAGCAGCttgctatttttttttatctgttTGTATTCCACTCTCTTGGGATCTTGCTAAGCTGGCTACACCCAGAACCTAGCGAAACACCGACGAACTTGCAACCTTACAAGAATGTCTGAGTGCTTGATGCTTCACATCGAGGTGGATAtattgtaaaattttataaGCTGATCGAGTATGCACTACTGTCAGTCACCACTCACCACAAATATGGTGTCAATTGTCAATGCTACTATTTCGACAAAGCATGATTATGTTGCATGCAAGCAATCAACTTTACTTGGGTTTAATGGATGTATTGTACAAATAATGCTTGCATGCATAAGATCACCTGATGAATAAGTTCATTGCAGAACTGAAGTCCATAGAGCCTCAAATTTTACAGATGGGATCCATTCGGAACCGGCCAACATATGCAATCGCATATTAAACTTCTAGAAGCAAAAGAGGGTGAAGTGGCCATATGTACGTAGAATGCTAGATGACCATGAATGTCAATGCATGTAGATTGTAGAGAGAAAGCATACTACTTTATTTTGGTACGACACAAATCTATACCATATGAATAGCACCGAATCCAAAATTTTTAATAAGATTCACATTGCTATTCTCCAAGGTTTTTTACTGTGTTTTAATCCACACACTAATTCGGGCCAGTTCTTAACCACTAATTATAAATTAGAATTGTGTTGAATGAATTCGAATATGAGTGTGAAGTTATCAAAGGCGGACTTTTCTTACTCCAtataaaagaacaaaaacacaaaTGTACATGATAACATGAATATATAGCTTGTAAACTCGTATATGATATATGTGGTGATCAAAGGCGGACTATTCTTACTTTATAGTATAAGCCTATAAGAGAAAAACTAAAAGTATGGAAGAGAGAATCGGATGATCACACATTCACACTTCACGAAAACCCTTTTACTCTTCTCCACATTTGTTCAATCCCTAAATCTCAATTCCCAAACACCAACCCCTAAATCGTTCTACTTCTCTTCTTCTATTATAAATCAAGTTTATTCAATCTTCAAACTCCCCTATTATATGTACAGAAGCAGCCAAGTaggtttcttctttcttcttcttcataaaTTAGTTCACTTATGCTCTATTTGGCAATAGGTCGATGTTGGGCTGTTCAAGAGTTTGATGCAACACCACTATGTTTTACTTTGTGGGATTCAGTTTTAGATTTTCTGGTGAGTCATTGTAATAGAGATCGATTATGATTTCCTAATTTTCGTTTTCGTTAGCTATTTCTTAGTTGATTGAGAGATATTTGTGTTTGTTACTCTTTATTCTTCTTTGTATCTTTTTTCGTTTCAATAAATTTTCGTAGGAAAATGTTAGTCCTCTCTCTACGCttaccccaaaaaaaaattctcgaTGTTCTCACGTACTCATCATCAAGCTCTGttatttctgttgaatttcATTACATTAGTCAtacttctttgtttttttttttgttttacagtTGTTGTCTGGTGGACATATATCTATAATTGAGTCACAAAAA from Argentina anserina chromosome 2, drPotAnse1.1, whole genome shotgun sequence carries:
- the LOC126782021 gene encoding L-galactose dehydrogenase, whose product is MAKVQLRELGNTGLKLSCVGFGASPLGNVFGPVSDEEAIGSVREAFRRGINFFDTSPYYGGTLSEKVLGKTLKALGVPRSEYIVSTKCGRYAEGFDFSADRVTKSIDESLERLQLEYVDILQCHDIEFGNLDQIVNETIPALQKLKEAGKVRFIGITGLPLDVFTYVLDRVPPGTVDVVLSYCHYSINDSALEDLLPYLKSKGVGVISASPLAMGLLTERGPPEWHPASPELKSACQAAAAYCKERGKNISKIALQYSLSNKDISSVLVGMNSVKQVEENVAAAVELSIAGKDKQTLSEVEAILKPVKNQTWPSGIPQS